The following are from one region of the Denitrobacterium detoxificans genome:
- a CDS encoding J domain-containing protein yields MNRAEALRLLGLDDDATLDEIKTAYKETAQILHPDKFAGNRKLQKRAEEQFKNLQEAYEVLSRGGSGSKARSSARSSSRSRVVELESKLRGIAAARVQLQQQRDSFIDRRRTGLMLLIGGAVAALFARWRIPWLAGLGGAVAFWGGFDAFTAHRSVGDLTKQINNLNNEKKQILAELEELE; encoded by the coding sequence GTGAATCGCGCTGAAGCGCTGCGTTTGCTCGGGCTCGATGACGATGCCACTCTGGACGAGATAAAGACCGCCTACAAGGAAACGGCTCAGATTCTGCATCCCGATAAGTTCGCGGGAAACCGCAAGCTGCAGAAGCGAGCGGAAGAGCAATTCAAGAACCTGCAGGAAGCCTACGAGGTGCTTTCGCGTGGGGGCTCGGGTTCGAAAGCGCGCAGTTCGGCGCGATCCTCTTCCCGTTCGCGCGTGGTGGAGCTGGAATCCAAGCTGCGTGGCATCGCCGCTGCGCGCGTTCAGCTGCAGCAGCAACGCGATTCCTTCATCGACCGCAGGCGCACGGGGCTCATGCTGCTCATTGGCGGAGCCGTGGCCGCGCTCTTCGCGCGCTGGCGCATTCCCTGGCTCGCTGGCCTGGGTGGCGCCGTTGCATTCTGGGGTGGCTTCGATGCCTTTACCGCGCATCGCAGCGTAGGCGACCTAACCAAGCAAATCAACAACCTCAACAACGAGAAGAAGCAGATACTGGCAGAGCTCGAAGAGCTTGAGTAA